The Streptomyces sp. NBC_00162 genome includes the window GATGACAGGGGTCTGTCCGCGCCGGCCCCAGGTGCGGGCACGGGGCGGAGTCATCGAGAAGCCGGCTTCGTCCTCGAAGACGATCCAGGCACCGGACGCCGCCGCGAGGCTTTTACCCCCGGCCACACCTCCTTCTTCCACAGCTCCACCGCGTGCTCGTCACGCTCGAGGGCTCTGCGGGCGGGCGCCTGCCAGGACCAGCCGTGCCGTCTCAGCAGCCGCCACACCGTCGCCACCGACAGGCTCACCCGAAGATGCCGACGGATCAGGGTCTGGACCCGGGCCAGGGTCCAGCGTTCGTCTTCGAAGCCGTGTGCCGACGGCCCCTTGCCGAGTTCCTCCTCGAGCACAGCGAACTGTTCATCGGTGACGGTCGGGGCGTTCGCCGGACCCGTCGAGCGCAAGGCATCCATGCCGCGCTCGCGCCAGGCACGGCGCCAGCGTTCCACGGACCGCACACTCACCCGCAGGTCCTTCGCGATGACCGCGGTCTTCTCACCCGCCGCGAACCGCACGCCGGCCTGAAGCCGGATCCCCTCACGAAACGCCCGACGCTCAGCGGTCAGGCCCCCGCCCTCTGGATACCTCACCTCACCGGCATACCGCAGGGATCATCAACCGTCACTACCCGACGACAACCCGAAAACCTCAGTAAGCGAGCCCAGCAAGAAGCCGCGGGCGACCCCGGGTCTCGCAGCGAGTCCCTGCCACGAACGCGACGACGTCGCGCCGCGACTCTCACAGGGTTGCGGCTGTGCATGGGAGTCAGCGTGCTGGATTCCGGCGAATCCATGTGATGAGCTGGGACGGTGCGAGATCTCCTACGCTGAGGGGCAGTAGCGCTGTCTGGCTGTACTCGCGCCAGGTGCGCAGGCGATCACTGGTGCGGGGCTGGCGCTCGCCGAACATGCCCAGCACGAGACGCATCTGCAACTGTTCGAGGCGTTGGGTGAGCCAGTCACGGCGGACCAGGAGTGTGCTGATCGTTCCGGTGGGCCTTGTGCCTCGCAAGGCCTGTACGACCAGGTGGCCCTCGGAGGTGTGCCAGTTGCCGTTGTCGGGGTCTCGGCGTAGACCGGCTTCGTTCATGAGCCGGGTGCAGGGGAGCGTCAAGCCAGCGGGGGCTTCTATGGAGCAGTCGTGACCGCTGCTGCTCCATGAGTACTCCTGGGATGCTGGATAGGCCCTGAGGGGGCTGCCGTCGGTAGTGCGGGCGAACCTTCTGAAAAATGCGGGGGAGGGCGGAAGCTCGGACCACTGGACGCCCAGCTTGTACAGGTTGGCAAGCCGGTCCTCGTCACTGAGGATGGTCTTGTCGCGGCCGGCCTTGTAGAGGTCCAAGAGGTTGAGGATTTCCTCGTCCTCCAGCCTGCTGGGATCGGCAGCTGTGTGAGAGTCGTCGTCGGAGCCGGTCGTCTCCGGGGCACTGTTGGGTGCGGTGGGTGATTCGGTGTCCCCTGTTGTGTAGTCGGTGTGGGAGAGCGTGTTGTCGCCGTCCGTGTCGTCTTCGGGCAGGGGCAGCTCGCCCAGGTAGACGGCTCGCCAGGCGACGGGTTCCGGCATCCAGCGGCCCATGAGACTACGGGGTTTCAGGAACTCCATGACCTGTTCGTGCTGGGCGTCGTCGACGAGCCAGCTGTGCATGATGTGCCACTGCTCCGCCTGGCCTGTCCAGTCTTTGCCCGGGGCGTGATCGGAGGCGTACTCGTTGAGCACGATCCAGTCGGCGTCGTCCAGCGTGCGGGCGCCCAGCTGTGCGAGGTTTGGCAGGTCCTCGGTGCTTTCCAGCCACTCTTCGAACCGTTCACGTGCCGGCAGGGAGGGAGCGGGCGGGTTCCACCGGTTGTCGAGCACGGTTGGGCGGAAGGTGTCGTGACGGGTGTCCTCGTCGGGTGTGGGGAAGGCGTCTACCGGTTCGGACAGAGGGTGGGGGGCTGGCGGGAGCAAGGGGTCGATGTCGGTCAGGAACAGCGCCGTGGCTCCTGGGTAGTAGGCGAATTCGCTGGTTGGCCCGTGTTTCATGTGTCGGTGGTTGGCGAGGCGCTCGACCAGTTCATGCAGCCCCTGCCACGCGTATTTTTTCCCGAAGCGTTCTGCCTTGTGAGCCTCCCGCCCGTCGCGGCCCCGACCGAAGATGTCGTCGAAAGTACCGAACCGTTCAGGGGTCCAGCCTCGGCCGACGGCGTTGTCGAGAATCCACCGGCCAGCCCACTCCTTGTCGACAGCGGCAGCGGCCAGTTCCTGCTCGAGGGTCGGCGCTGGCGCGCACGCGGCCAGCAATTGCTGCTGCCCCTCGTTGAGGACCTGGCGCTGCTGCCAGGTGTTCTTCAGGAGCGCTCTGATGCTCTCGTCTGACGCCAGGACATCTCGGACGGCTTCGGGCAGGCAGTCCCGGAACGCGGTCACAGCCTCCTGTACAAGTGCTACGGACTCTGGCAGCGGAGGACGGGGAGTAGCGAGAGGTAGATCGCTGAAATGATCGACTGCGGGGCGCACCTCGTAGGTGGTGAAGTCCGCCAGTCCCGTGAAGGAGGACCTGAGACTGGCCCAGAGCCGGTCGCCAGCCCCGCCTCGGTTGGGGTAGCGGGCATCGAGGGTGTTCTCGTCCGGGGCTTCCCCAACCTCGGGGCACGCATGGGGGTGGTGGGTGCGCGTTTCGTCCTCGTCGCTGATAGTCCCTGTTCGATGCGCCATCCTGACGATTCGGGTGGCGGCGTCGCACAGCAATACGTTCCGGGAAGCGTGAGCCGTTCCTGCTGTATCGCCGTAGACACTGTCGAGGATCCGGCGTGCGATGCGGGCCAGTAGTTCGGGCTGGGTACGTGGTGCATCGGTGCGGGCCAGGGCGCCGTAGGCGGCCAGGACGAGCCGTTCGAAGAGGTAGGGGTCGTCCACCTGTGCGGCGTCCTGGTCGAGGAACTGGTCGAGCAGCCCGGCCACCACGTTGGGATACCCCAGGAGGAGCTGGACAACGGCCTTGGTGGCGCGGTCCCGCAGGAAGCGGTTGGGGGATGTGAACGTCCACACCAAGGTGACGGCGGCCAGCCGCGCGACTTCTTCAGATGGCTCCTGCGTTGCACCAGTGGCCGCCATAGAAGTCCCGGGCCGCCGCACCCACGTGGTTGCAGGGGTCGGCAGGGGGCGGACGCGATCTGGGGTCGGAAGCTGTTCCGCCCATCGCAACAACCGGTGCAGGGCCGACGTCTCGTCCACCATGGAGTAGGTGTAGATGCCCCACCAGCAGTCCCGGTCGGCTGGGGAGTAGCTGAGCAAGATGCGATGCAGCCGGTCGGCGTTGAGGCGATGGCCGGGGTGGGTGGCGACCGATAGCACTGCCTCCAGGACCTCTTGTTCCAGTTCCCACTCAGTGGTCGCCTCGTTGAGCAGGTCCACCGTCCGCTGGGTCACATGGTCGCCCTTCCGCAGCCCGAGTGTATGGACCACGCTGCGATACAGAGCGTAGCCACGGCTGCCAGCACGGCCTCCTTCGGACGCCTTCTCCTCGTCAGCGAGCAAGTCGATCAGTTCATGACCAGTGGCCTCGGGAAGCAGGACGGTCGCGGCGTCGATGATGTTGCCCGACGCCGCAGCCAGCCATGCCCGCACAGGCGATGCGGCCTGCAAGACACCCGACGCCTCCGCCAGCTCTACATCCTCGCGATGCTGATCCAGCACAGCGCGGACAATCCGGTCGTCGCTGAACGCCTGATAAGCGAAACCGATTCCGGCCTCCAACGTACCGCTGCTGTGCATATAGCGGTCTGTGGCCAGCACCCCATGCGCCACCAGCTGACCCAGCATGGTGTCCGGCCACGCCATCCGGCCGGGCGCAAAGGAATCGACCACCGTCCGCGCCTCAGTGTGTGAGACCACCTCCCGGCCTTCCGCTGCCATGAACGCTGCCAGCTTCTGCACCGCCTGATGCACGGAACGTTCGGCCGGGTCCAACGACAGCCGCCCACTGATCTGCCCAGCGCGCCTGTCGACGAACGCGTCGAACACCGCGCTGCGGTGCAGCGTCGTCGTAGCGGTGTGACGCTTTCCCTCAGGCAGGGACAATACGGTGTCGCTGTACAGCTTGACGAAGAGAGGGTTGGAGAACGCGGGAGTCAACATAGGCGTACGAGGCAGCGCTGAAGGAGCTTCGCGTAGATACGCCTCCAGCGCCTCGACCTCATGCCCGGCGAACCCCGGATGCTCGGTGACTGGAAACCCCCTGCCCCTCAGATCGTCCGGGAGGACAGCCCGAGCAAGCGACGACCGGCATGAGACCACGAGCGCCACATGGTCATACCGATCCATCTCGGCCGCGAGCGCCGGCAGCGCGGTGCGCCACCCTCCGGGTTCGTCGGAGTCGTTGAGCGCATCGATGAACAGCATGAAGCGTGCGCCGCTGGCCGCGCCCGCGGCATCCATCGCCTGCAGCAGGACCTCGTGCGGAAGTGCCCCGAGCCCCAGATGCTGGGCGATCTGTGTCAATGGGTCCACAGCCGTCAGTCGTTCAGCGAAGACCGTCAGCGAGGGACGCCCTTGCTTCAGAGCGCGACGGGTGGCGTCCACCAAGAGATGCGTCTTGCCCTGTCCCGCTTCACCCAGCAGGACCCATCGCCTGGCTTCAGCTGCTCGGGCCGCGTCGCTGAGACAGAACGCCCGCAACTTCTCGGCCCTCCGCCGTGCTCCGTCGACGAAGAAGGTGTCCTCGCGCGACCAGCCACGGGACCCTGCCTCTCTCTCCTCAGTAGTCGCCGAACGCGCCGCCTCGTCGGACAGGCCCTCCATCTGACGGCCCGCCTCCTGGGCCTGTGACAGAAGGAGGGCCACTTGCGCAGCCACATCTGCCATGTCCGAGGCTGGCATCCACCCCGGCTTAACCTCACTCGCTACCGACAGCAGCTCGATGACACCCTCGGTGGCTTTGCCTACTCTGTCGGACATCTGTGCATACAGGTCGGCGAACGATGCGCTGCCCGCCTCGCTTAGCCCGGCGGGTAGGACTCGTGCCAGCGAGGGCTCCCCTGGCATGGCCTCCACCAGATCCCGCGCATACGCTTCAAGGCGCGCACGAAACATCGGCGACATAGCGCATCCGTCGATGACCGACGCGATCGGCAGCGCCACATGATGCTGCGGGGTGTAGCGGTCGTGTGCGATGGTCTCCGCGACCCGCTGCCGGGCCAGCAGCCACTCCAGCCCCAGAGCTCGCTGCTCGAAGAAGAACCAACGGCGCCCTTCATTGCCCGGCTCCAGCAACCGCTCAAGCGTGTGGCCGCTGTCCATGAGGTCGATCTCGATGTCCGCAACACCGGGCAGCTCGCTCTTCCACTTGGCGACCTCTTTGTTCCACCGTTGCCTGGCACCCTGCACGGGCTTGCCCTTGACCTTGTGTGCCGGGTCGGGAAGATCGAACGGAACCCAGAACGTCAGACGAACGACATTCCGTACTCCTCGATTCCGGCCCACCGCTGCAACGCTCTCAGTAGCGAGTGGCAAGAGCCGGTGGACGTCTTTGACGAACTTGACCTGGTGGCCGTGACAGCGACCGTCAGGGGCTTCGTCATACCACTCCACACCCCCATCGGGCGCTGCGGTCTTGACTGTCCGCCATCCGGTCTGGGCGGCGTCCCGCAGCTGAAAGCACAGCTCTTCGAAGGCCCGGTCCTGGCTGCCGGCCCATGAGCGGATACTGAACCAGTCGAAGGGATGTGTTGCTGCACCACCGGACACTGCTGCCCCCTAACCCGAACGAACGCGGCGGGGCTAAGCGCCGCAAGTGCATCTTGCCTCACACCTCTCATGACTGTTGTCGAAAAGGTCTCAGCCTGACTGTCTGCGGGCGGCGGGGCCAGACAACATCACCTCGGCGCGGCTCTGGCACTTTCGCCTGTCCGTTCATACGCGGCTACGCCCCGACCGCATTCCGATCGCGGACAGCTGCTCGACCCGCTCCGGGGACAGCGTGGCGGCCCTGCTGCGCTGGTTGCCGATCCAGGGCCCCGAGCCGGAGCTCCCGTTCCTCCTGATCCGCGCCGACGAACTGCTCGACGTGCTTCCTGGGCACGCGCAGGTGTCCCTCGCGCGCGTAGAACTGGTGGGCAGCCTGGTAGTTCACCGCCCACTCGTCGGCCTGCGTAGGGCGTTGCGGGTTCTCGTTCTCACTGACGGGCTCGATGCCGTTGACCTGCTCGTACATCCACTGCGGCACAGTCGTGAATTTGTCCTCCCAGCCCAGCCGGACCGAGCGCACCCACCGTCCGAGGTCCTCGCGCTGGTGCACGAAGCCCCCGGCTCCCCCGCCAGCTCGCCGCCGGCCGCCAGGTGGAGTCGGACGAGGTGGAAGTCGCGCTGTCACTCCACCGGCCAGACCGGGCACCATCAGGGGTCGATGTCTTCCAGCTGTTCGCACCGCGCCTGCGACAGCGCCCCGGCCGACTCGACCGGCAGTCCCTCGGCCCGCCTCTGCTTGTCCTCGGCGGCCTTCCGGGCGGCGGCCCGCGCGTTCTTGAGCCAGATCCCCACCTTCGTGCCCTGGAAGGTGGCGACCAGCAGGGCCGGGAAGTGTCCGCCCGTACAGCGCGGAGGCGTGGCGGCCGTGGCTGGAGGCCGCCGCTGTGGTGCACGACGCGATCACCAATCATGCGAAGGCGACCGGCCAGAACCGCTACGAGGTCGAAAAGGACCTGGTGACTGCGGCGAAGACGGCGGAGGGTGCTCCCGAGGGCTGACCCGGTCCGCCCGTACACCGGGCCCATGGGCGACGCCCCCGCTGGGCCGTCCAGCGGCCTCCACCAGGGTCCTGCCGCCCCCGCCGGGCGAGGCTGACCCTGTGGGGCCGACCGTGAGGGAGGTCTTGGAGTGGTGCTGCGGCCTCCGGCGAACCCGATGCTGGCGCAGGCCGCGGAGGCGCTACCCGGTCCCGGCATCGGACGTGATGGCTTTGTTCACGAGTTTCGGCTCTGGCTCAGGTTCTGTGGACTGGTCACACTCAGTCACGGATTCGGCAGGTGGGGGGAGGCCACGGACGGGCACGGCTCTGGAGAACATGCGCCCGAAACCGGGGCCCAGCTCGGGTGAGGCTGCCTCAGCCAGGGGCGACCTGATATGAGTTGATCATGAATGCTGAAACTCTTGACCCGATGGAGCGCCTGCTCGCAGAGCGGGCTTGTGAGCGGCTGGTCGTCGAGTTCGTCCATCGGCTCGACCTCGGGGACCCGGGCTCGGTGGCGGACCTCTTCACGCAGGACGGCACCTGGGAATGGCCCGCCGGCGACCGCCGCATTGCGGGTCACGACGCCCTGCGCATCTACTTCGGCAACCGGCCCGCAGACCGACTGTCACGCCGTATATGCACCAACATCCTGGTTACCGTGACCTCTGCGGACACCGCCGCCGCCACCACCTACTTCACCACGTACCGTGTGGACGGCTACAGCGAGGGCCTCGTACCGCCGCGGCCCCCGGTTCAGGTGGGGCACTACGAAGACACGTTCCGCAAGGTGGACGACACCTGGCTGCTCACCATGCGGACTCTCTTCCTCTCTTTCGCCGGTCCCACGGAACGCCTCGACGGGCCCGGCCAGTCATGAGAACGGCTCCCCAGCCGACCGGCCGTCAAGGGTCCTGCGCCACGGGGAGTGACACTCCACAGAACTTGAGCCAGAGCCTGTTCAGCAGCAGCGTTTGTCTGCCGGTTTGGGCGTCAGTTGGTGATCACTGGGCCTCGGAATGTTCACGAGAGATAGCGTCAGCGCATGGACCAGCGCGGCCTGGACCGCTGGCTCGGGTGTCAGGGGACATATTGGCGCCCCGAAAGACGTTCGTCGCCTGCCGTCTAACCTCTCCTCTTGAGGGGTGGGATTATGGAAAAGTCGATCTTGGTTGAGTCCATCAGGTACTCCGCCGTGTGCCAGGGGTGCGGTGCCGAGGCGGAGTGGTGCGGTGTTCAGGCTCTGGTGGGCGAGGCACTGCGGTGGGATGTTGAGTCGACGTGTCTGGCCTGCGGGTTTGCCCTGGCTGTGTGTGACGGTGACCTGCCGGAGGAACTGCGTGGCCGACTGCTCTCCGAGCACGGGCGGGCAAGGTTGCGAGTAGCCCCGCCGACGAGGAACGCCGCCGTCATGCGGGTGTTGCGGGCGGAACTCGGCATCGGCCTGGACGGCGTTCGGGGCGTGCTGGAGCAGGTCTTGACCGGGCAGTACTCAGGGACCCTGCCCGAGATGGAGCTCCTGGCGCGGAAGCTGCGGGCATCAGGCATCGAAGCGGCCGCTTCACGGACGGTGGATTGAGTGAGCCTGCCTGGCGGAACGACCGGGCCGTCGAGGTAGGTAGTGGGAGGGATCAGCCGGCCTTGGCTGCCTCGACAAGTTCGTTGACGAGCTTCGCGGCCAGGGCATACCGAACGCGGTGGCCTTCCATGGCGGCTGCAGTGCCCAGCCCGATCAGGAGGTGGGACTTGCCGGTGCCCGAGTCCCCGATCAGGCAGAGGGGC containing:
- a CDS encoding nuclear transport factor 2 family protein, producing the protein MNAETLDPMERLLAERACERLVVEFVHRLDLGDPGSVADLFTQDGTWEWPAGDRRIAGHDALRIYFGNRPADRLSRRICTNILVTVTSADTAAATTYFTTYRVDGYSEGLVPPRPPVQVGHYEDTFRKVDDTWLLTMRTLFLSFAGPTERLDGPGQS
- a CDS encoding winged helix-turn-helix domain-containing protein, whose protein sequence is MRYPEGGGLTAERRAFREGIRLQAGVRFAAGEKTAVIAKDLRVSVRSVERWRRAWRERGMDALRSTGPANAPTVTDEQFAVLEEELGKGPSAHGFEDERWTLARVQTLIRRHLRVSLSVATVWRLLRRHGWSWQAPARRALERDEHAVELWKKEVWPGVKASRRRPVPGSSSRTKPASR